ATTGCCATCGTACGGACACTGAACTATGTGAGCTCGACCAGATTACCGGATTTGATGGGAGGATCGGCTCCGTCATGGTACGGGCACGAGACTGTTCAAGCTAGGCCTACAGCTGCACATGTGGGCTGAGCCGAAAAGAGGTAGGCCAGGCACGGAAATGTTCGAGCTAAGACTACAGTTTCACTTGTGGGCTGAGCCAAAAAGAGATAGACCGAGCAGCTTAGAGTTAGCGGACTACTCTAGGACTAGAgctaaaaagaaaggaaggaatgAACGTCCGGTCCAAAAACAAAGAAGCATCCGGTCCAAAACCAAGGGAATATAATGTATAGGATAAAAAACGTTTTTTCCCGTAGCAACGCACGAGCATTTTTCTagtaaagaaaaaagaacatccGGAACCATCATACGAAACCAACGTACAAACCTACGTAATAGTCGAACGTACGTACATATGTACTGTATACGTACTTCCCTTCTGTCCTCATTCATGTGTTATTTTCTATTtaatgagaaaataaaaacaaaaatacttttacaggtaaaaaaacacaaatagaCCAACTACAGCTCTCTCCCTGCTTCTAAATCGCTATGtggtaaaattttaaaaaatacaaagcAACGGACTATTGATTTCTAATTAAATTGATGAATTTAGGTTGttagattttttaataaaaatattccaaacctctctccctcccacccCACTCCCGTGCAGtgttaaaatccattaaacatttTATAAACACCTCTAAACTACTATGTCACATGACATACTTAGATTAAagaaaatcttagaaatttcaaaaaaagacaattatatattaaatgttcattaaacATCCTACGAATACTCTTAATTCGCCAAGTGGTACCTTACAAACGCTCCAGGGTTGCCAAGTGGCAATCTAATCCAaccatcgatttttatttaaaaatcggtggatccattatttttatattagaaggttagatcttttttttttaaaaagcacACATTCCGAACGTCCTGTCACATACGTGCCAACGAGCTATGTTCATGAgaaataataatcaaaattatttttacattaAAAAGATCACAAAGAGACCTCCACCTATTAGGTCTAGCAGCTCTCACTCTGTGACTCTAAATATCCTACGAATGCTTCTAAACTGCTACGTGGTgctattaaattaaataaaatactagaaaatattaaaaaagaataaaacaTTTGGCTATTGATTTGttagttttttaataagaaaaaaccCAAACCTCTCTCTGTCCCTCCCCATCCCAGTGCGGTGTTAAAATCCATTAAATATCTTATAAATGCCTCTAAGCTGCTATATGGCattcttaaattagagaaaaatcttagaaattttggaaaagaaaaacacccaaccattagatatgacataaattgatggacacattattttaggtcattagatatatttttctttaaaaaagagCACCCTAAACCTTCTTCCCTCCTTCTTTTGCGGCATACGGTGTTAAAAGTCTATTACAGATATTATAAATGCTCTTAAGATGTTACGTCATTCTCTTAAATCAAAGAAAATCCtaataaaattctgacaagaaaacaaaacatccgaCCATCAGTTTCAACATAAACATCTGACACATtattttttgttagattaatcatttagagAAACCTCCCAAACCTCCTTCCTTCTCGGCCCATGTACAACGTGCGCCATTCttttctctatatttttttatctccttgacaattaaaattaaaattatctatatGGTTAAAAAACACAAATGGACCTCCATCTATTAATTATATCCTTTTGGGCATCTAACAACTTTctgccaacttaattaatttctcttgaCATGCCTATACAAATTGACCTTGATACTTTTAATATGATGTTTTTAGGACATAAATAAGTAGTTATAAGAAAGATGATCATAGCCTCTGAATTACACATATGATCTACGAAGTCACTAATCATAGTAGGTATTCATCTAGCAATATAGACAATAGGGTGAAAATAAAGGTGTGGTTGGTTGAACATCATACCGATAAGCATATGGGTTGTACCCAAGGATTTTAACAGTGGAACAACCTTGCAGTGGCCTTAGCAATAAATCAAGTCAATTCCATATAGGAATTATTGACTAtgcccttttttatttttttattaaacttgctaCAATACATTGTAAAGTCTTGACGTAGAACAATCTAGAAACATGTATTTGTTATAAAACAATACACTTTAGTGGTGATTCGCTAAATACATTATGACCATTACTTCAATATTTCAGGAGAGAAAATTTAGAACGTATGCCCTTTATCCCATACTAGGTTATGTGTTCTTATATTTTTTGCCCAAAATTGCAAAGATCAAATCATTTCAAGGATGAATCATAGAATGAAACTATcccaaagaaaaaaatggacatggaataaatttaaaattgaacaAATGTTGCTGGATTTAAAACCAATACTTGATAGaaaaattcaaacattttaCAAGGATGGTTagaatgaaaaaatatatatatatgtaattttaaaatacaatcaaacaaaaaaatgatATTATTGGATTTCTTTTGAGGTTGTAAGATATCCTTTTTGGTGAGTTAAAATACCCTAAATTTTATTATAGGAACCACCTCCATTGTTTCGACACAATATTTTCTCAACAATTCAAAACCACATGGTctcaattaattttattttagaatttatatattgcaagggtagttataaaaatataactaGCTTTCAAAGCACacaaaataagtttaattttagtttagaacaTAATACaagatattttaataaaaagccACCTGCACATAatatattcataataaaatttcactCACATTATATAAGAAGGTGCCCGCGTatgtgcgcgggctacctttctagttatcATAACAATCGCATCATTTTTCAGTGCTTAGATGCTTACATATAAGTATACAACAAATAGCATTAATATGAACTAATTAGAGGGCGATAGTTTGATTGTACAAATAAAGCAAATTTATTGAACAATAGGTTTTTAAAGATTTGGTTAAAAAACTGAATCCGTAAACAATcagttataaaaaaagaaaacacttTACTTTTAATTTACACTTAATTTGTGAAACCTGTTTCGGAAACAAACTAAGCCTATCTTCTTCTTTTAAAGATGATTAAGCATGCAAATTCTAGATAATTCCTGgtaaattatatattatataatatagAGATAACAAATAGACTGAAAGAAGTTTTTTAAGCAATACCAgtgaacaatatatttttttgaaatcGTACTTTTGAACTGCATTACGAATAATACAGTTGATACTTTTCTCTTATAGATTCTAATGCAATTGGTTTAATCTATTTATTTGGCTAGAGTATTCACCACACACATACCGTGCTTATTGCCGGCTATATTTTCTCTTTAAAAGGAACAATTGATCAGTCTTGACTCTCTCCGTGTCAACTGGAACCACTGAGAGCATTTTTAGCTCTGAAAATTGTGAAAACATGTCTTCGAAATAAAATAGGAGACGACTATTTGCGGACTATTTGGTAAGTTCTATTGAAAGATATTTGGCATCAAGGATTAGTTCTAATGACATTACTATGGTATTAGTACTCGTAGAGCTAATTTTAAGTCAACTGAGATGTAATTTTTGTTTGTGTACGGCAAAACAGTAAACATATGTTGCCTTGTTTTGGTGTTTATGAGAGGTTGGAAGCCTTCTTTTGTATCTCAAAACAGATGTTATTTTCTTATCTAGCTACATCTACATGAACATTAATACTATATAAGAGAATCCATTATgtcactgactttgtcacacgTCTACAATTTGCCATTGACTTTATCACATTCTATAATATGTCATCAACTTTTgtttaacttctacgatttaccatcaccGTCCGGTTAGCCTCCTTTAGCACCGTACAATGTtttccaaatgaccaaaatacccctaggacaaaaacttctaaaatttggacaaaaatatcatattataaacataatattgtaaacatccaaaatttggacaaaaacttaaaatctgatatttcagaatttttatccaaattttgaaagTTTTGTCCCAGGGGTATGTTGGTCAGTTtgacaaatttgtacagtactaacggagactaaccagacggcgatggtaaatcgtagaagttaagcaaaagtcgatggcatattatagaacgtgataaagtcagtggcatataatggtTTCTCTCTATTTATATACGTATATAATTTGATGGTTATCACCCATGTGCTGTGTAACCAccccccctccttccctcccgCTTTATTTGTGAGGTATGACCCATCAATCCATCATATATTTGCATCATATGAAGGTGAAAGTTCAAGAGCCAGTAGAATTTGTTTCGAGCACTATTTGATCAATAAGGCTCAATGGAAAAGGGAGGCAGCAGGAATCAAAGCTAAACAGACGGTCTGGATATCTGTTCCAAGTGCTGATGTATTTCATTAGGAAACAATTAATTGCAGCTTACAAGTATCAAAATGAGTGAAACAGATCTGGATGCTCGTGATTACTTGGGGAGTAGCACAAGCACTTGCTGTAGTCGCAGCTCTACTTACAcgaattgggggggggggggggggggggggggggaatcatggatgcatgcattgcatTTCTGGATGGCGGGGTCTGATTTTGTGTGGAATTTGCCGAACTATAATTTGGCAtgttttaggctgtgtttagttcaaaaCTTTGGATGCAAAGTTTGCAACCAATCATTGAGAAGTGACATATCAAATTGCAAACTTTGCAAGGGGTGTTTAGTTGGCAGCCCAAATTTGAAGGATGGAATGAAGAAATTTGAAAAGAGACAAAAGTAACCCTATTTAATGCAGCTCCATGAATAAAACATATGACACAAAACTTGCATTCACACACATTCATACGTTCAAATTTCATGCACACACATTCAAACTGTCAAATTGCATGCACCTTGCACATGACAATTGAAGAGCTGACATCCACGCCATGCacatatgcaaaaaaaataGGAACAAAAACAATCCTTACAAATAATTGTCATACAAGTTTAAATTACAACAGTCCGTAGATAAAACTGTGAAAAATTACATTGCAACGGTTGGAGCTCACATGTTGCTAGCTCAGCTGAAAATTGTCAGAAAGTACTCCACAAACACTAGACATCCATGACTATGCCGTCGCGAAAAAATGTTCTCTAACATCACAAGTAACAGACAGAAGTCCTCACATATTACAGGAGAAGATTACAAGCCTCACAAATTACAACAACACTTCCATGTGGTGACATGAAGCACATGGCAAGACAAGTGCAAATACAAATAAATGAGAGAACAAGTTTATGGAACCTAGGGTTGAAATGGCTCATGCTCGATGCAACAACTCGAGGGCAAGTGTATCACGAAATGCATTCATATGTTCACATTGTAAGTAACTAGGAGCCTCGTCCTCCGGTGGCTGATCTTCATAGGCCTCAGGAGGAACATAATTCTCATCTCGGTCGCAACGACCAAAGTGTTTATCCCTTAAACCAGCAAGCCTTATGTAATTATGGAGAGCCATGCAAGCAACTATGATATGTGTTTGAATTTCACGGGGATAACAAGGCACATATTTCAATATGCGCCATTTCTGCTTGAGTACTCCAAATGATCGCTCAATGACATTTCTAAGGGAGGAATGTGCGTAGTTAAATACCTCCTCTTTACCTTCTGGTTCTGGCGCGTTTTGAAACTCGGTGATATGGTACTTCGTGCCCTTGTACGGCGCCAGGTACCCAATCCGGTTTGCGTATCCCGAGTCCACTAGATAGTACTTCCCTGCAGCGGTAATCACCTGTAAGTTACACGTTATGGAAGTTAGACATTGCAAAATTACAACAGGTAGCTGTGTACCTGGAGGTGGATGAGGGAAAACATGACTGTATGTACTCATTGCATTGTGGAACACCCTCATGTCATGCACTGAACCCGGCCACCCAACAAGCAAAAAAGTGAATATCATGTCAAAGTCACAACATGCCATCACATTCTGAGTTGTAATGTGGTGTCGGCACATGTGCTGAACCAACAGATCTTTCGAAACCTGAACAGGAATGTGGGTTCCATCTATTGCCCCAATGCAGTCGTTGAAATAAGGATAGAACCTAGGGTTCCTTAGTCTTCCATGCAAAGTTGTGAACTGTGGGTCGCGTGGTTTAATTATGTCAGCAGCTAGCTTCAAAAGGCTTGCCAAAACTTTGTGAAACATGTTGTGCACTGTTCCTAGAGAGCACTCAAATCTGTCCTCAGCTTGCCTAACCAACTGTGGAGCCCCACACATCCAAAGGAACATTCCTAACACCTCAATACTTGTAGATTTTGTGCTAGACTTGAGTTCATATTTGTCGACCAACAGATCATGAAGACTATAGAACATATCAGGGGTCATTCTAAACATGTTGTAACACCGCTTCCTATCTGCAAGCTTATGCTCTACCCATTCCAAACCACTCATAGTTGTGCTATGATCTCTATAATCAGAGCGGTTGCAGTACTTGTCAATGTGAGTAGCGATAAAATACGCACCGTACAGGAACGTGGTGTCCGCAGAATCGTCCATGAAGTATTCCACCAGAATTATTTCCAAATCTTTGTCGGAAACTTCTTCGCTTGTATCCGCAGGATCAGGCCGCACGTCCTCCTGTAAAAATTTACAACAACAACGGTAACTTTCATACATAGTCATAAGTAAGAAATGAATTTGGAACGACAGACATACTACAACTTACATTTAATTGCCAACATTACGCATGACATAGTTCGAAACACAACAGTAGCCCACATTACTTGAAGGACAATGCTAACGGACATAGCACCACTAACACAGAAAGCACCTCACAGCCCAAAAGACACAACTAAGGCTGATACATTAACATGTAAAGCAAGCATGAGAAGGTCTAGTTGTCGACCCGTGCGAGGTGCTCAAGGAGGGTCTTTCTTCCTTCAGGATTGGACAGCTCAAAGACATTGATTGCATCTCGATCCTTCAGCAGCTTGAACATGGCAACCCACAAGGGCGGTGTCGCCTCTGTGACCCTGCACTCCCTACAGAGTGCCATGATGCGCTCGGCCTTTTGCCGCGCGCGAGCGTCATCATCATCCCTCCTCTGGTCTAAACGGCCAAATAGGGTGTCAATTGATGTCGCTTTGTCCTTCTGAAGATTGTTGCGCACCTGCATTTCTTTCACCACGGCGCGGACGGCTGGGCTCTTCAACTTCTTGCTCGGACTAGTTGCCATGCTCCTAGTGCTTGGTGTGCTCCTCATGCTGTGCGACCTCTTCGTCCCAACGCTGCTAGGGCTTAGGGGGTCGAAGTAGTCTTTGTCGGACTCTTCGTCATCGTCGCTGTCCTCAACATCGACAATGGGGTTGGCCGGCTGGGATGCGCGGTGCGTAGGAACAAATGAAGTCGATCCGTCGACAGCCACCCCCATGAACATGCGGTCCAGCTCATCGAGATGGTCGGGCATCCCGTTCTTCAGCTTCCTCAATTCAGGATGGCCTTGGAAAAAACGAAGGCAGCAGTCAGATGCATGGGAAAGAGCAAGAATGAAAGTGCAGAACTTAATATTGAAGTTTTTGTACCTTCGtgttgtcatcccaccacttcTCAGAAGCAACGACGGTACCGTTAGGCCTGCGGCCTAACCTAGTGTCTGTACGCAATTTCTGTATAAAGGTCCACATATTTTTCAAACCCCTGTATTCATGATCTCCTTCCACCCAGTTTTATTCATGGTTCCCCTTAAGCAGTTCCCCCTATCTATTTGCTTGCAGTAAAGCTCGCAAAAAAGCTTGGTGTTCTCATTTGTCCAATTTGCCCTGTCGTTGACATCCTAGATGCACAAGTAAACCGAACGAAGCAATGACCTTCGCACTTATCAATCAATGCAAATTAAACAACTTTATAACAATGAACTCTCATCTCACTATGTCATGTTAATGCTAAAATATGTGCTGCAATGTATGTCATTGCTGTAAAACTAACCCTTAACAAAAGAACTGTGAGCAACAAAGTCAAAGTCAGTAACCATACGGACTAACCGTAGCTCTAACACATTTCGCAAGTATTGCAGTAGCTTTAATTCACATGGTTCAACAACTATAATACATAGCAACTAATGAAACGAAGCAGTTCACAAGAATATGTTCAATTGCCAATCCACACATTGCAAGAACTTAAAACGGACGTACCTGTGTCTACCGAGGCCGTGAACCGCGACCCCTACCTCGGCCTCTACCCTGAGAAGCAGCCGGAGCTGGCGGCCGGATCGGAGGCACGAAGACGCCTCCTTCGCCTGTACCTCCAAATGGCGGAGCCATTGGCGCTTTGAACCCAGCAGCAACGGAATGCGGAGCCATTGGCGCTTCGAACCCAGCAGCAACGGAATGCGATCCGCCGAGTCCTCCAGCCGACATCGGAAGGGCACGTCACGCCCCAGATCCAGAAGCCCCTTGAGCACTTGGCCAGTCGCGCAGCCTGAGCGTGCGATTTCCTGTACGGGCAGGAACGCGTACGCCGGGAGGGCATTGAGttccctccccaccgccgcctcgaagAAGGTCTTCGTAGGCGTGCACGGACGACCAGTCGTCGCCGGAGTTGAGGTCGAGTGCCCCGAACTCGAGACGAGAGGGGTTTTGGCTGCTCGAAGACCCCTCGCCGAATCCACCCGAGCTGAACGACGGGTGGCCGCCATCTCGGGACGCATGGAGAGGCTGACCGAGGAAGTCGCGAGTAGGGATGCCGGCGCCGAATCGATGCTCAGCCCCGTATAGCGGGCCGGTGGTCCCGCCGCCGTACGCACCTAAGCGGCTGTCCGGCACGTATCCGCCGAGGTGGCTGCCATCGCCGAATACGCGCACGGCGTTGCCGTCGCCGTACCCGCTCACGTGGCTGCCGTCGGCGAACCCTCCTCCGTTGTCACCGTTGCCGTACCCGCCTCCGTCATGGCCGTCGCCGTAGCCGC
The window above is part of the Oryza sativa Japonica Group chromosome 7, ASM3414082v1 genome. Proteins encoded here:
- the LOC107275407 gene encoding uncharacterized protein, whose product is MDSYNGDGDNGGGYGDGHDGGGYGNGDNGGGFADGSHVSGYGDGNAVRVFGDGSHLGGYVPDSRLGAYGGGTTGPLYGAEHRFGAGIPTRDFLGQPLHASRDGGHPSFSSGGFGEGSSSSQNPSRLEFGALDLNSGDDWSSVHAYEDLLRGGGGEGTQCPPGVRVPARTGNRTLRLRDWPSAQGASGSGA